A stretch of bacterium DNA encodes these proteins:
- a CDS encoding amidohydrolase family protein: MTLPVPVLDCHAHFPVRGGGDPARDAYVARHGESKWEAVSAWLRADQRGWRRAWGFPDPEAPGTDEEMAGRWAGEVARHGLVRIVFVTGGGNERLAKVVAGHPDRFVGFAHHDPFHPEAPAELERAVRTLGLRGYKLIAPLLSGRLDDERLYPVWDAAERLGIPVLIHFGPLRYQGIVSHPNISPLVLQDVARAFPGIPFIVPHFGCGYPRELLHLAWVCGNVHVDTSGSNEWMRWMPYPLTLEGLFRTFRETVGAGRILFGTDSSWFPRGFAVRYLEDQFRACWAAGCGEAEMEAIFAGNAARLLRIALPDRGEPRVGL; this comes from the coding sequence ATGACGCTGCCGGTCCCGGTGCTCGACTGCCACGCCCACTTCCCCGTCCGCGGCGGAGGCGATCCGGCGCGGGACGCCTACGTCGCGCGGCACGGCGAAAGCAAGTGGGAAGCGGTGTCCGCGTGGCTGCGCGCCGACCAGCGCGGCTGGCGGCGCGCCTGGGGGTTTCCGGACCCCGAGGCGCCGGGCACGGACGAAGAGATGGCCGGGCGCTGGGCCGGCGAGGTCGCGCGCCACGGACTCGTGCGGATCGTGTTCGTGACCGGCGGCGGCAACGAGCGGTTGGCGAAGGTCGTCGCGGGCCACCCCGATCGCTTCGTCGGTTTCGCCCATCACGATCCGTTCCATCCGGAGGCCCCCGCGGAACTCGAGCGGGCGGTGCGGACGCTCGGTCTGCGCGGCTACAAACTCATCGCGCCGCTCCTGTCCGGACGCCTCGACGACGAGCGGCTCTACCCGGTGTGGGACGCGGCCGAGCGCCTCGGCATTCCCGTGCTCATCCATTTCGGGCCCCTGCGCTACCAGGGCATCGTATCGCACCCCAATATCAGCCCGCTCGTTCTTCAAGATGTGGCGCGTGCCTTCCCGGGGATTCCGTTCATCGTGCCGCATTTCGGCTGCGGCTATCCGCGGGAGCTGTTGCACCTGGCGTGGGTATGCGGCAACGTCCACGTCGACACGTCCGGCTCCAATGAATGGATGCGGTGGATGCCCTACCCGCTCACCCTGGAAGGCCTGTTCCGGACGTTTCGGGAGACCGTGGGCGCCGGGCGGATCCTGTTCGGCACGGACTCCTCGTGGTTCCCTCGGGGATTCGCGGTCCGCTACCTCGAGGACCAGTTCCGCGCCTGTTGGGCCGCCGGCTGTGGCGAGGCGGAGATGGAGGCGATCTTCGCCGGCAACGCGGCCCGGCTGCTGCGCATCGCGCTTCCCGACCGCGGGGAGCCGCGGGTAGGGTTATGA
- a CDS encoding sensor domain-containing diguanylate cyclase translates to MEGSRPPRTAPSGDAGSDNLLAFLAGLATELAAVLELPALLDHIIEAMRVSLGFESSAVALLERRGDEEELIVKAGSGLRHGLSGLTFKRGEGLVWEVLETRSAVLIPDLHADPRIRRKDPGVRSGIYAPLVSRGHPLGVLSAYRPDVDAFALPDLQLLTVVARYIAGAVELSQVHEALRVAAATDSLTGLANRRACMERLGHEIARCARTQRPLTLALVDLDGLKAINDTHGHAAGDAHLVAAARALRGPLRSIDFLARHGGDEFVLLFPETGEADAEIALRRLADVCVAGQHATPIPLGFSWGAATWPVDGMTADDLLRAADARLYRMKQDHGRLTDTRPERS, encoded by the coding sequence ATGGAGGGGAGTCGGCCCCCCCGCACCGCGCCGTCGGGGGACGCCGGTTCCGATAATCTGCTCGCGTTTCTCGCCGGTCTCGCGACGGAGCTGGCCGCCGTGCTGGAACTGCCGGCCCTGCTCGACCACATCATCGAGGCCATGCGGGTTTCGCTCGGGTTCGAGTCGTCCGCCGTCGCGCTGCTGGAGCGCCGCGGCGACGAGGAGGAATTGATCGTCAAGGCGGGCTCGGGTCTGCGCCACGGCCTGTCCGGCCTCACCTTCAAGCGGGGTGAAGGGCTGGTCTGGGAAGTGCTCGAGACACGGTCGGCGGTGCTGATTCCCGACCTGCACGCCGATCCCCGGATCAGGCGAAAGGATCCGGGGGTGCGCTCCGGGATCTACGCGCCGCTCGTGTCGCGCGGCCATCCGCTCGGCGTGCTGAGCGCCTACCGGCCGGACGTGGACGCCTTCGCGCTCCCGGACCTGCAGTTGCTCACCGTGGTGGCGCGCTACATCGCCGGCGCCGTCGAGCTCAGCCAGGTACATGAGGCGCTGCGGGTCGCGGCGGCGACGGACAGCCTGACCGGGCTCGCCAACCGGCGTGCCTGCATGGAGCGTCTCGGCCACGAAATCGCGCGCTGCGCACGGACGCAGCGCCCGCTGACCCTGGCGTTGGTCGATCTCGACGGGCTCAAGGCCATCAACGACACACACGGCCACGCCGCCGGCGACGCCCATCTGGTCGCGGCGGCCCGGGCGCTCCGCGGACCGCTGCGGTCGATCGACTTTCTCGCCCGGCACGGCGGCGATGAGTTTGTGCTGTTGTTCCCGGAAACCGGGGAGGCCGACGCCGAGATCGCGCTCAGACGGCTCGCGGACGTGTGCGTCGCCGGTCAACACGCGACGCCGATTCCGCTGGGGTTTTCGTGGGGCGCGGCGACGTGGCCGGTCGACGGCATGACGGCCGACGACCTGCTGCGGGCCGCCGACGCGCGTCTCTATCGGATGAAGCAAGACCACGGACGGCTGACCGACACACGCCCGGAACGGTCATAA
- a CDS encoding DoxX family protein, translating to MDTSVAWTRYLVPVGRAAFAAVFVWFAPLDFTPQGVAWAAQQHVPVPNVLVPLAGLIGMAGGLSVVLGYRAKLGAWLLVLFLVPVTGFMHNFWAIRDPMAAQLQEGFFMANLSRIGAALLIAYFGAGPLSIDARAAR from the coding sequence ATGGACACCAGCGTCGCGTGGACGCGCTACCTGGTTCCGGTGGGCCGCGCGGCGTTTGCGGCGGTGTTCGTGTGGTTTGCGCCGCTCGACTTCACGCCGCAGGGCGTCGCGTGGGCGGCGCAGCAACACGTGCCCGTTCCGAACGTCCTGGTCCCGTTGGCCGGGCTGATCGGGATGGCGGGCGGGCTGAGCGTCGTGCTCGGCTATCGGGCCAAGCTCGGCGCGTGGCTCCTCGTGTTGTTCCTCGTGCCCGTGACGGGGTTCATGCACAACTTCTGGGCCATTCGGGATCCGATGGCGGCGCAGCTGCAGGAAGGGTTCTTCATGGCGAACCTCTCGCGAATCGGCGCCGCCTTGCTGATCGCCTACTTCGGCGCCGGGCCGCTCAGCATCGACGCCCGCGCCGCGCGTTGA
- a CDS encoding YciI family protein, which yields MKYMLLVYGDEQASDEAEREQCYRDSAQLANDIRSTGRYLVAAPLHPVATATSVRVRDGRRLVTDGPFAETREQLGGYFIVDVPDLDEAIEIAGRLPGARLGTVEIRPIMEIPGLPAH from the coding sequence ATGAAGTACATGCTGTTGGTGTACGGTGACGAGCAGGCCTCGGATGAGGCCGAGCGGGAGCAATGTTATCGGGACTCCGCGCAGCTCGCGAACGACATCAGGTCGACCGGGCGGTATCTCGTCGCCGCGCCGCTCCATCCCGTGGCAACGGCGACCAGCGTCCGGGTGCGCGACGGCCGGCGGCTCGTGACCGACGGCCCGTTCGCGGAGACGCGCGAGCAGCTCGGCGGCTACTTCATCGTTGACGTTCCGGACCTTGACGAGGCGATCGAGATCGCGGGCCGGCTGCCGGGCGCCCGCCTGGGGACCGTGGAAATCCGACCGATCATGGAGATCCCCGGCCTGCCGGCGCACTAG
- a CDS encoding YciI family protein, translated as MRFMLLMIPKGYEKAAPDAAPSAEAVDAMMKYNESLRKAGVLLALDGLHPQSTGARVVFAGGKHMVTDGPFIETREALGGYWMIDVPSKAEAVAWASRCPGDDCTIEVRQVFELSEFPDDVQKVAAKYPEIGEHVRQRKEQK; from the coding sequence ATGCGATTCATGCTGCTGATGATCCCCAAAGGGTACGAGAAGGCGGCGCCGGACGCGGCGCCGAGCGCGGAAGCGGTCGATGCGATGATGAAGTACAACGAATCGCTCCGCAAGGCGGGTGTGCTGCTCGCGCTCGACGGACTTCACCCGCAGTCGACGGGCGCCCGGGTCGTATTCGCCGGCGGGAAACACATGGTGACGGACGGACCGTTCATCGAGACCCGCGAGGCGCTCGGCGGGTACTGGATGATCGACGTGCCGTCAAAGGCCGAAGCCGTCGCGTGGGCGTCGCGGTGTCCCGGGGACGACTGCACGATTGAGGTCCGCCAGGTGTTCGAGCTCTCCGAGTTCCCCGACGACGTTCAGAAGGTGGCGGCCAAGTACCCCGAGATTGGGGAGCACGTCCGGCAGCGGAAGGAGCAGAAATGA
- a CDS encoding alpha/beta family hydrolase, producing the protein MMTPDAGGTHAFERLTLGSAGIPVSTLWTPADRPIAVAAIAHGAGAGMQHPFMTGLADGFAAGGISVLRFNFPYMDARRRMPDRPPALLATWDAIVPEVLRRAGGLPVVIGGKSLGGRIASMLAAAQGRDCPAAALVFFGYPLHAPGKMDRLRDAHLAQVRVPMVFLQGGNDALARLDLIEAVVARLHPLARLHVVPGGDHAFHRRGARGSDQGTARELAQIATGYLRDLITATS; encoded by the coding sequence ATGATGACGCCCGACGCCGGCGGGACGCACGCGTTCGAGCGCCTCACGCTCGGCTCCGCGGGAATCCCGGTATCCACGCTGTGGACACCGGCCGACCGGCCCATCGCGGTGGCCGCGATCGCGCACGGGGCGGGCGCGGGCATGCAGCATCCGTTCATGACCGGGCTGGCCGACGGGTTCGCGGCCGGCGGCATCTCCGTCCTGCGCTTCAACTTCCCGTACATGGACGCGCGCCGGCGGATGCCCGATCGTCCCCCGGCGCTCCTGGCGACGTGGGACGCCATCGTGCCCGAAGTGCTGCGCCGCGCAGGCGGACTGCCGGTCGTGATCGGCGGAAAATCCCTGGGGGGACGGATCGCGTCGATGCTGGCGGCGGCCCAGGGTCGAGACTGTCCGGCGGCGGCTCTGGTCTTCTTCGGCTATCCGCTTCACGCGCCGGGGAAGATGGATCGTCTCCGCGACGCCCATCTGGCTCAGGTTCGCGTCCCGATGGTCTTCCTCCAGGGCGGGAACGACGCGTTGGCGAGACTCGACCTGATCGAGGCGGTGGTCGCGCGACTGCACCCCCTGGCCCGTCTGCACGTCGTTCCCGGCGGCGATCATGCGTTTCACCGGCGGGGAGCACGCGGTTCCGATCAAGGCACCGCGCGAGAATTGGCCCAGATCGCCACCGGGTACCTCCGCGACCTCATCACCGCCACGTCGTAG
- a CDS encoding YciI family protein translates to MKYICLLYNEDAKLDAMSEAEWDALTGETAACNEELRRRGHLIAAQVLERARAATTVRVRNGRLFATEGPAAGAPEQLRGFVLIDARDLNEAIQVASKMPGARVGSIEVRPIPDVDRKDR, encoded by the coding sequence ATGAAATATATATGCCTGCTCTACAATGAAGACGCGAAGTTGGACGCCATGTCCGAGGCCGAGTGGGACGCCCTGACGGGCGAAACCGCCGCCTGCAACGAGGAGCTCAGACGCCGGGGGCACCTGATCGCGGCGCAGGTCCTCGAACGCGCGCGGGCGGCGACGACCGTGCGGGTCAGAAACGGCCGGCTGTTCGCCACCGAGGGTCCCGCCGCCGGCGCGCCGGAGCAGTTGCGGGGGTTCGTCCTGATCGATGCCCGCGACCTGAACGAGGCGATTCAGGTGGCGTCGAAGATGCCCGGGGCGAGAGTGGGTAGTATCGAGGTGCGGCCGATCCCGGACGTCGATCGGAAGGACCGGTGA
- a CDS encoding RNA polymerase sigma factor has protein sequence MNADTAEAARRAVEDVYRSESRRVLATLIRLLGDFDLAEEALHDAFAAAVEQWPRDGVPANPRAWLVSAGRFKAIDTLRRRARFDASLARVTEQLGTDAQDGAAARLDAVEDDRLRLIFTCCHPALPPEAQVALTLREVCGLTTEEVARAFLTGAPTVAQRIVRAKRKIRDARIPYRIPSADDLPGRLDSVLRVVYLVFTEGYAASSGPSLVRPDLSGEAIRLGRLLMELLPEPEVSGLLALMLLHESRRAARTSPDGELRLLDDQDRTLWNRDHIAEGLALVARALSASQIGPYTLQAAIAATHAEAPAAEATDWARIVGFYDALVQIHPSPVIELNRAAAVALRDGPAAGLALVDALLARGDLGDYHLAHAARADLCRRLGRWADARTSYERALELAHQEPERRFLQRRLNELPE, from the coding sequence ATGAACGCAGACACCGCCGAGGCGGCGCGCCGGGCGGTCGAGGACGTGTACCGCTCCGAGTCGCGCCGCGTCCTCGCCACCCTGATCCGGCTGCTCGGTGATTTCGATCTCGCCGAAGAGGCGCTGCACGACGCCTTCGCGGCGGCGGTGGAGCAGTGGCCGCGCGACGGCGTGCCCGCGAACCCCCGAGCCTGGCTCGTGTCGGCCGGCCGCTTCAAGGCCATCGACACCCTGCGCCGGCGGGCCCGGTTCGACGCCTCGCTTGCCCGGGTGACCGAACAACTCGGCACCGATGCCCAAGACGGCGCCGCCGCCCGCCTCGACGCGGTCGAGGACGACCGGCTGCGGCTGATCTTCACGTGCTGCCATCCGGCGCTGCCGCCGGAGGCTCAGGTGGCGCTCACCCTGCGCGAGGTCTGCGGACTCACGACCGAGGAGGTCGCGCGCGCCTTCCTCACCGGCGCGCCCACGGTGGCCCAGCGGATCGTCCGCGCGAAGCGGAAGATCCGTGACGCGCGCATTCCCTACCGGATTCCGTCCGCGGACGATCTGCCCGGCCGGCTGGACAGCGTATTGCGCGTCGTCTACCTGGTGTTCACCGAGGGATACGCGGCGTCGTCGGGTCCGTCGCTCGTGCGGCCCGATCTCTCGGGCGAGGCGATCCGGCTGGGACGGCTGCTCATGGAGCTGCTCCCGGAGCCCGAGGTGTCCGGACTGCTCGCGCTCATGCTGCTCCACGAATCGCGCCGCGCGGCCCGGACCTCACCGGACGGCGAGCTCCGGCTCCTCGACGACCAGGATCGCACGCTCTGGAACCGGGACCACATCGCCGAAGGGCTCGCGCTCGTGGCACGCGCCTTGTCGGCGTCCCAGATTGGGCCCTACACGCTTCAGGCGGCGATCGCGGCGACGCATGCCGAAGCACCGGCCGCGGAGGCGACCGACTGGGCCCGAATCGTCGGCTTCTATGATGCCCTGGTGCAGATCCATCCCTCCCCCGTCATCGAGCTGAACCGCGCCGCGGCGGTGGCGCTGCGCGACGGTCCCGCTGCGGGGCTGGCCCTCGTCGACGCGCTGCTGGCGCGCGGCGATCTCGGCGACTACCATCTCGCGCACGCCGCGCGTGCGGACCTGTGCCGGCGGCTCGGGCGATGGGCGGACGCCCGCACGTCCTACGAGCGGGCCCTCGAACTCGCGCACCAGGAGCCGGAGCGGCGATTCTTGCAACGGCGCCTGAACGAGCTGCCGGAGTGA
- a CDS encoding MFS transporter — protein MRAPVVTNKRGTLWAAILGSSIVFLDSSVVTVALPRIGHDLPAHLLGVLEGQSYVYNGYLLAESAFLILAGGLTDFYGRRRIFGLGLVGFGAASLLSGLAPSLEWLVVFRVAQGVAGALLVPGSLALITATFSGEEQGRAFGIWSGASAGLAILGPFVGGLLVDDVSWRAVFLLNVPLVLTALWLTARYVGESRDTDATGRFDVPGTVLTALAVGGLVIGTISGEQRAWQSPAAFAALGVGAAAAVLLPVWMLRARNPLVPPALFRSRNFTVTNISTLVIYAALSVTFYFLALFLQGTLGYSAAGAGFATMPGALFMALFSARFGALGARYGARWFMAAGPGLMAVGVLWLARIPAGSPAWTLQLSVASTFAPPVGYLTDVLPGVVAFGLGAMVMVAPLTTTLMASVPVEHAGVASAINTAISDVGPQLAVAGLFVVVTAHFYSALAARVPGAAVAGEALRQTVAPFNMPGPSVPGAIRDAARAASTDALHLTMLASAVLLLAGAVINAAGIRTPAAGRPAPKVVSPDPTWRRCRGVAEEAASAAAPAAADRR, from the coding sequence GTGCGGGCGCCGGTCGTGACCAACAAGCGTGGGACGCTCTGGGCGGCGATCCTCGGGTCGTCGATCGTCTTCTTGGACTCGAGCGTCGTGACCGTCGCACTCCCACGGATCGGACATGACCTGCCCGCGCATCTCCTCGGCGTCCTGGAAGGGCAGTCCTACGTCTACAACGGCTACCTCCTCGCGGAAAGCGCGTTCCTGATCCTCGCGGGCGGGCTGACGGACTTCTACGGCCGGCGCCGGATATTTGGTCTGGGGCTTGTGGGATTCGGCGCCGCGTCGCTCCTTAGCGGCCTGGCGCCGAGCCTGGAATGGCTGGTGGTGTTCCGGGTGGCGCAGGGAGTGGCCGGAGCCCTGCTCGTGCCCGGGTCGCTCGCGCTCATCACGGCGACGTTTTCCGGCGAGGAACAGGGCCGCGCCTTTGGCATCTGGTCCGGGGCGTCGGCCGGGCTCGCCATCCTCGGTCCGTTTGTCGGCGGCCTGCTGGTGGACGACGTATCGTGGCGGGCCGTGTTCCTGCTCAACGTCCCCCTGGTGCTCACGGCACTGTGGTTGACCGCGCGGTACGTGGGCGAAAGCCGGGACACGGACGCGACCGGACGCTTCGACGTACCCGGTACGGTACTGACAGCCCTGGCCGTGGGCGGGCTTGTGATCGGCACGATTTCGGGAGAGCAGCGGGCATGGCAGAGCCCGGCGGCGTTCGCCGCCCTCGGCGTCGGCGCCGCGGCCGCGGTGTTGCTCCCCGTGTGGATGCTGCGCGCGCGGAATCCGCTGGTCCCTCCGGCGCTCTTCCGGTCGCGCAACTTTACCGTGACGAACATTTCCACTCTGGTGATCTACGCCGCGCTGTCTGTGACGTTTTACTTTCTCGCGCTGTTCCTGCAGGGGACACTGGGGTATTCGGCCGCGGGCGCCGGCTTTGCGACGATGCCGGGCGCGCTGTTCATGGCGCTGTTCTCGGCGAGATTCGGCGCGCTTGGGGCGCGCTACGGGGCGCGCTGGTTCATGGCCGCGGGGCCGGGCCTCATGGCCGTGGGCGTCCTCTGGTTGGCGCGGATCCCCGCGGGGAGCCCCGCCTGGACGCTGCAGCTATCGGTTGCGTCCACCTTCGCGCCGCCGGTAGGCTACCTCACGGACGTGCTCCCCGGCGTCGTCGCGTTCGGGCTCGGCGCCATGGTGATGGTCGCCCCGCTCACCACGACGCTCATGGCCTCGGTCCCCGTGGAGCACGCGGGCGTGGCGTCGGCGATCAACACGGCGATTTCGGACGTGGGCCCCCAGCTGGCTGTCGCCGGCCTCTTCGTCGTCGTGACCGCCCACTTCTACTCCGCGCTGGCGGCCCGCGTCCCGGGTGCGGCCGTCGCCGGCGAGGCGCTTCGCCAGACGGTCGCACCGTTCAACATGCCCGGACCCTCGGTCCCGGGGGCGATCCGGGACGCCGCACGCGCGGCGTCCACCGACGCGCTGCACCTCACCATGCTCGCGAGCGCGGTCCTGCTGCTCGCCGGTGCCGTGATCAACGCCGCGGGGATCCGGACCCCCGCGGCCGGACGCCCGGCGCCGAAGGTCGTCTCCCCCGATCCGACGTGGCGCCGGTGCCGCGGGGTGGCGGAGGAAGCGGCGTCCGCCGCGGCACCGGCCGCCGCCGACCGGAGGTGA
- a CDS encoding dual specificity protein phosphatase: MEIFEILDGRLFQSGAPEEAAEWQSIHARSIDAVIDLYGTLDPGVPTVPNSILYIFWPIEDTAALPDMGIMNVLVDAVVSLIALGHRVLVHCHRGKSRSGLLNALVAMKILGISGREAVDLVRRRRPGALGNAVFTAYLEALPAPGRPPDGAAAGNVKPQA, translated from the coding sequence GTGGAGATCTTCGAGATTCTCGACGGCCGGCTCTTTCAGAGTGGCGCCCCCGAAGAGGCCGCGGAGTGGCAGTCGATTCACGCGCGCAGCATCGACGCGGTGATCGATCTCTACGGCACCCTGGACCCCGGCGTGCCGACCGTGCCCAACTCCATCCTGTACATCTTCTGGCCGATCGAGGACACCGCCGCCCTGCCCGACATGGGGATCATGAACGTCCTGGTCGACGCCGTGGTCAGCCTGATCGCGCTCGGCCATAGGGTGCTCGTCCACTGCCACCGTGGCAAGAGCCGCTCGGGCCTCCTGAACGCGCTTGTGGCGATGAAGATACTCGGGATCAGCGGCCGCGAGGCGGTCGACCTCGTGCGGCGCCGCCGGCCGGGCGCCCTCGGCAACGCCGTGTTCACCGCCTATCTGGAGGCGCTTCCGGCTCCCGGGAGGCCGCCCGACGGCGCGGCCGCCGGCAACGTGAAGCCGCAGGCCTAG
- a CDS encoding ABC transporter substrate-binding protein: MSVRAGTLPIDDGAQVFYAKDQRFFSRAGIDVDIRPMSDGPAIAAAAATGDIDVGFSNLFALAASFTRGAQLRLIAPGQLFSAGRRSLAIIVRADSPYHTGKDLNGKKIGVRVTNSLVGVGAKAWVDQHGGDSNTIRLVHLPGERHADALEQGEVDAVSTSLTDVPVQKNGTKRIIGCPTDAIAPRFIGAGWYARADWIETHRDVARRFAEAIVQAGRWANAHQTESGQILMKHTHLTPKGLDALGDHRVRYGETLDPALIDPLIAVAARYNVIPRVFPARELIAGDLRG; this comes from the coding sequence ATGTCGGTGCGCGCCGGAACACTCCCGATTGACGATGGCGCCCAAGTCTTCTATGCCAAGGATCAGCGGTTCTTCTCGCGGGCCGGCATCGACGTGGACATCCGGCCGATGTCGGACGGGCCTGCGATCGCGGCGGCCGCGGCGACCGGCGACATCGACGTCGGATTTTCGAATCTGTTCGCGCTTGCCGCGTCGTTCACGCGCGGCGCGCAGCTGCGGCTCATCGCTCCGGGTCAGTTGTTTTCTGCGGGGAGGCGGTCGCTGGCGATCATCGTGCGGGCGGATTCACCGTATCATACCGGGAAGGATCTCAACGGCAAGAAGATCGGCGTGAGGGTCACCAATAGTCTTGTCGGCGTCGGGGCCAAGGCGTGGGTGGATCAACACGGCGGCGATTCGAACACGATCCGGCTCGTGCATCTCCCGGGAGAGCGACATGCCGACGCGCTCGAGCAGGGAGAGGTGGATGCCGTCAGCACGTCGCTCACCGACGTTCCGGTCCAGAAGAATGGGACGAAGCGGATCATCGGTTGCCCGACCGACGCGATCGCACCGCGCTTCATCGGCGCCGGATGGTACGCCCGGGCCGATTGGATCGAGACACATCGCGACGTCGCCCGCCGGTTCGCGGAGGCCATCGTGCAGGCCGGCCGGTGGGCAAATGCGCATCAAACCGAGTCCGGTCAAATTCTGATGAAGCATACACACCTGACGCCGAAAGGATTGGATGCCCTCGGCGACCATCGCGTACGGTATGGCGAGACGCTTGATCCGGCCCTGATCGATCCCCTGATCGCCGTCGCCGCCCGTTACAATGTCATCCCACGGGTGTTTCCGGCGCGGGAGCTCATCGCCGGCGACCTGCGCGGATGA
- a CDS encoding DcrB-related protein, whose product MRRNLIRVSGLAALACAAAGLAAAQVSAQAPLPQSVTDSHKRFSMSFPADWQIVTKPEGMIALLAAGPAQAGYRPTINVVVEPLSQTMSPEAYATAANRLAKVTFHNYTVVQEAGVTVAGQPAYYRYFTWETNTGVTLYQLQVYFTNGPTGFVVTGSTRNDSARLREDTTLFTQIIGTFRLGGPG is encoded by the coding sequence GTGCGCCGGAACCTGATCCGTGTCTCTGGTCTCGCAGCGCTCGCCTGCGCGGCGGCGGGCCTGGCCGCGGCGCAGGTGAGCGCGCAGGCACCGTTGCCGCAATCCGTCACCGACTCCCACAAGCGCTTCAGCATGAGCTTTCCGGCGGACTGGCAGATCGTCACGAAGCCCGAGGGAATGATCGCCCTCCTCGCGGCCGGGCCGGCCCAGGCCGGCTACCGGCCGACCATCAACGTCGTCGTGGAGCCCCTCTCGCAGACGATGTCGCCCGAGGCCTATGCGACGGCCGCCAACCGCCTGGCCAAGGTGACGTTTCACAACTACACGGTCGTGCAAGAGGCGGGAGTCACCGTCGCCGGGCAGCCGGCCTACTACCGCTACTTCACGTGGGAGACCAACACCGGGGTGACGCTGTACCAGCTCCAGGTGTACTTTACGAATGGGCCGACGGGCTTCGTCGTGACCGGAAGCACGCGCAACGACAGCGCTCGCCTTCGCGAGGACACCACGCTGTTCACCCAGATCATCGGCACCTTCCGCCTCGGGGGCCCCGGATAA